From the genome of Rubripirellula reticaptiva:
CCCCTTGGTGACACCCTCGACCATGTTGGCAAGGACTGCACGGGTAAGACCATGCAACTCGCGTGAAGTTCGCTCGTCGTTTGATCGCTTGACGACCAACTGTTTGCCGTCTTCATCGACCGATACGGACACTTCTGGCCGGTGTTCGAACGACAACTTGCCTTTGGCACCTTCGATTTCGACGGTGCGGCCGGACAACGATACTTTCGCACCGCCCGTGACTTCGACTGGCTTATTTCCAACGCGACTCATGTCTAATGCTTTGTTTCAATCAGGTTTGTTTTGTCTTCGTGTCGTCAGTCGTCGTAACACCGACGACTCATGTGCTTAGGCGATTTCGCAAAGCACTTCGCCGCCGAGATTGTCCCGACGGGCTTCGCGATCACTCAAAACACCACGGCTGGTGCTGATGATGCGAATTCCCAAACCGCCAAGGACTGGCTTCAGCTCCTTGCCACGGCTGTAAAGCCGACGACCAGGAGAGCTGACGCGTTTGATCGTTTGGATCACACGTTCGCCGTTAGGGCCATACTTGAGTTCTAGGCGAAGGGTAGCCGATGGGTTTTCCTCATCGATCTCCTTCCAGTCCCAGATGAAACCTTCGCGTTTTAGCACGTCGGCAATACCGCGTTTGAAGCGGCTGGTCGGAATATCGACGTACGGCTTTTCGACACGCACAGCGTTACGAATCCGGGTCAACATGTCGGCAATTGGATCAGTCATCATAATGTTTGTCAGCTCCCCTGTTGAACCTTATTACCAGCTGGCCTTGCGAACGCCTGGGATCAATCCCATGTTTGCGTTCTCGCGGAAACAGATGCGACACAGCCCGAACTTTCGGTAAACCGATCGAGGACGTCCACAAAATTTGCAACGGTTCTCTTTGCGAGAACTGAACTTCGGCGGACGCTTCGACTTCGCGATTTTCGATTTACTTGCCACAGGGTGACTCAGGTTTCTTGTTACAGGTCCAATGATTGTTTAGTAGAACCGATGGAAGACCCATCGGTTATGCAGCGCCGCTTGCTTTCTTCTCAGCTTTGAACGGCATGCCGAACAAAGTCAAAAGCTCGCGAGCTTCGTCGTTGGTCTTCGCGGACGTCACGATTGTGATATTCATCCCTTGCGGGCGGGTGAACTTATCCGGATTTAACTCCGGGAACACCAATAGTTCGGTCAAACCGAGTGTGTAGTTACCGCGTCCATCGAACGCTTTGCGGTTGATCCCGCGAAAGTCACGTACCCGTGGCAAAACGATCGAAACCAAGCGGTCCATGAACTCGTACATCCGTTGACGACGAATCGTGACCATGCAGCCAATTGGCATGCCTTCACGCAAACGGAAGTTCGCGATCGACTTGCGAGCAAGCGTTGTCACTGGTTTCTGACCAGCGATCTCGGTCATGGCTTCGTAAGCCAAGTCAAGAATCTTCTTGTCACCAATGGCCTGGCCGACGCCCATGTTCAGGGTGATCTTTTCCAGTCTTGGAATCTGGTGAGGATTCTTGTATCCGTTCTTCTCCACCATCGCTTTGCGAATGGTGTCCTCGTAACGGACCTGCATGCGGGGTTTTTCGGACATCGAAATTTCAGTGTTCAGTTATCGGTGTTTTGTTGTTAGCGTTGGAAAATACAACGCCGTAAAACAGTTTTCTCTCAGCCGGTTATCAGCATCAAGAAACCAGATCAGTCTTTCTTCGCGTGCTGTGCTCGTGCCGGGGCGATTTTGCCGAGGCTGTTGCCAGACTTCTTTGCGTATCGTTCTTTGCTGCCGTCGGCGAGGAATCGTACACCAACGCGTGTCTTTCCGCCATCCTTTGGGTCCACCAACATCACGTTGCTGGCTGCAATTGGCATTTCTTTGTTTAGACGGCCACCCTGAGGGTTCTTTTGGCTGCGACGAACGTGCTTCCACACCTTGCCAGCTCCCTCGACAACCAACTTGTTGGCTGTGCGATCGATCTTCAAGATCTTACCGCGATGCCCTTTGTCGGCACCGGCGATCACTTCGACTTCGTCGTCAACACGGAAATTCATGGCGGGTAGGTTTTAGGTAACAGGTTTCAGGTTTCAGGATTTAAAGCGGTGATGAGCTTGGCGACACCAGTGAGCAAAAACAAAACTTGTTCCCTCTCACCTGTACGCTGTTGCCTCTCCTCTTAGACCACTTCGTTGGCAAGCGAAACGATCTTCATGAAGCTACGATCTCGCAATTCGCGAGCAACCGCACCGAAGATCCGCGTTCCGCGGGGGCCTTTGTCTTTGTCGATCAAAACGACTGCATTGCTGTCGAATTTGATGTAACTTCCGTCTGGACGGCGGGTTGGCTGTTTTGTGCGAACGATCACCGCTCGAACGATCGCCTTTTTCTTGACTTCGCTGCCCGGAATAACGCTCTTAACGCTACACACGATGATGTCACCTAAGCCAGCCACTCGGCGGCGGCTGCCACCAAGGACCTTGATGCACATCACTTGGCGGGCGCCAGTGTTGTCAGCTACGTCGAGTCGGGTTTCTTGTTGAATCATTTTCGTTTGTCTTGTTTGATCTTTTCTAGCGGCCTTCGTAGGCCAGGACTCACCCTGGCAACTTCAATGTGCCAGGGCAAGTCCTGGCCTACTTCAGCATTATGCTTCGCTCGATTCTTCGCCACCGGCAGCGGCAACGGCTTCAAGTTCAGCTTGCTTACGAGCAGCACGCAGTGCAGCAACGTCAACTTCGGTGCTCTTTTCAAGCACACGAACCAAACGCCATCGCTTCAGCTTCGACAATGGCTCGGATTCGATGATCTCCACGCGATCACCCGTTCCGGACTCGTTGTTCTCGTCATGGACGTGGCAAACGGTACGGCGACGAATGTATTTTTTGTACTTCGGGTGCTTGACCAAACGGGCAATTTCGACACGACGAGTTTTACTCATCTTGTCACTGGTCACGATTCCGGAGACGACGCGCTTGGGCATGGAACTTCTGTCCGAGGTTTCTTAGTCTGGTGTTTCTTTGTCTAGCAGCGGTTCTGCTACTACTTGGCGGTTGCCGTTTGACGTTGCGTTTGAATCGTTTTGATCCGGGCAATCGTGCGACGGTTTTTCATGATCTCGCTGGGCGTGTTTAGACGCTCAGACTGCGACTGGAATCGCAAGCGGAACAGCGTTTGAGCTGCCTCTTTCGAGGTTGCTTCCAACTGCTCGTCACTCATCTCGCGAAGTTCAGTGATGTTGCTCATGGCAGGGTTATATCAGTTTGCAGGTGTCAGGTTTGCAGGAAATAAATGACAGGCACGGTGGGGATCGGCCGGTTTGACCGTAAAGCAGATCCCAAATACCTGTTACCTATCTCGTTACGCCGGACGTCGTTCGACGAATCGAACCTTAACCGGCAACTTGCTCGCTAGACGAGCGAAACAGACCTTGGCCTGTTGTTCAGTCACACCACCGAGCTCATAGAGAATCGTTCCCGGCTTTACGACCGCGGCCCAGAAGTCAGGCTCACCCTTACCTTTACCCATCCGAGTTTCCAGCGGTGTGCTGGTTACGGACTTGTCGGGAAAGACTCGAATGTAAAGCTTGCCTTCGCCACGGACGTATTGCTGAGCAGCAATCCGTCCCGCTTCAATTGTTGTCGCTTTGATCCAGCCGGCGTCCATAGATTGGATACCATAGTCACCAAAGACGACCGTATTGCCGCGAGTCGCACTACCTTTTATGCGACCTCTTTGGCTTTTTCGATGCTTGACCCGTTTGGGCATCAACGCCATCGTTTTCGTCTCCGTAAGTTCCTTGGTTGATCCACACTTGAATCCCGATGTGCCCCTGTGGCGTCATCGCTTCGGTGAATCCGTAATCGATTTTTGCTTGCAGCGTGCTCAATGGAATCGAACCCGCGATTTGTTTTTCTCGTCGAGCCATTTCCGCACCGCCGAGTCGACCCGCCAACTGAACCTTGATGCCCTTTGCACCAGCGTCCATGGTCGTTTCGAGCGTACGCTTCATTGTCCGGCGGAAGCTCGACCGTTTGGACAATTGTTGGGCGATGTCCAAGGCAACAAGCTGGGCTTGTAGCTCGGGACGACCGACCTCTTCAACTTTCAGGTTGATTCGACGACCAATCAAGTTCTGCAGTTCAGCCTGCAGGATCTCGATTTCTTGGCCCTTCTTGCCGATAATCAAGCCGGGACGAGCGACGTACATCATTACGCGAACTTCGTCGCGAGTACGCTCAATCTCGATCCGATCGATACCAGCACTCTTGTATTGAGTCTTCTTTGGGTGGTTGGTGATAAAGTTACGCAACTTGCGATCTTCTACCAACAAATCAGCGAAGTCTTTCTTGGACGCATACCACCGGCTGGTCCACCCACGGGTGACACCAGTACGGAAAGCGATTGGGTGAACTTTTTGGCCCATGAGGGACTCGTTGTCTTCTTAAGGGATTCGTTTGCGGTTAAATCAGACTTCGTCAATCGGCGTCACAGCGACGCGAATGTGACTGCTTCGTTTCTTGATCATGAACGCGGTGCCTCGAGCACGCGGTCGAATACGCTTGAACATCGGTCCCGCGTCAACGCAAACTTCCGTTAGCACCAGTTCTTCGATGCGGTGACTTCGGCCGTTGTTTTGATCAGGGTCTTGAGCGTTGCCCACCGCACTTTGGATGACCTTTTCCAGCATGCGAGCGCCACGTTGCGGTTGATACTTCAGCGTATCAAGTGCTTCGTCAGCGTACATGCCACGGACCAGGTCGGCCACTAGGCGAATTTTTTGGGCGCTCATGCGAGCGCCTTTGTGTGATGCTTTGTAAGTTGCCATTTTCTTTGACGCAAGAATTACTTCTTGCCTCCCTTGCCGCTGTGTCCCTTGAAGGTCCGCGTTGGAGCGAACTCACCAAGTTTGTGGCCAACCATGTCTTCGCTCACCAAAACTTTGATGTGCTTACGACCGTCGTGGACCATGAAAGTCTTGTTGATGAACTCGGGCACAATCGTGCAAGCACGCGCCCAAGTTTTAATCGGTTCGGTTCCGCCGCCCTCGATCTGTTTCTGCACTTTAAAGAACAGTTTTGGATCGACGTACGGGCCTTTTTTAAGACTACGACTCATGACGGATAGGTTTCAGGTTTCAGGATTCAGTTGACAGGTTTTTAGCGAGCTGTTTACGGCTTAGTGCAGCTTAAGCTGGCCATAGCGACGGCTCTTGCGTCGACGCACGATCGAGCTATTGCTTGCCTTGCGTCGTTGACGCGTCGAGCCGCCCTTAGCGCTCTTGCCCTGCGGGCTAACTGGGTGACGGCCACCCTTGGTTCGGCCTTCACCACCACCGTGCGGGTGGTCGATCGGGTTCATGGTGGTACCGCGAACGTGAGGACGACGGCCGAGCCAACGGGCACGACCAGCCTTACCCAAACGAACCTTCATGTGTTCTGTGTTGCCGACCTGTCCGATGGTCGCGCGGCAGGTGCTTGGCACGCGGCGAATTTCGCCACTTGGAAGCGATAGTTGGGCCCAGTCGGCTTCGCGAGCCATCAACGTGGCGTACGTTCCGGCCGAGCGACACATCACTGCCCCGCGACCTGCACGCAACTCGATGCAGCAAACACTGGTGCCAAGCGGAATATTTTTCAGCGGCAAGCTGTTGCCAACGGTTGGCGGTGCCTCCGGCCCATTTTGGACCTTGTCGCCGGCTTTCATGCCAGCGGGAGCAACCACGTAAACCTTCTCGCCGTCGGTGTACTTCAGCAACGCAATCCGAGCCGAGCGGTTCGGGTCGTATTGCACCGAATCGACACTCGCGACGACACCGTCTTTGGCCCGTCGGAAATCGACCACACGATACATCTGCTTGTGTCCGCCACCACGGTGGCGAGCAGTGATCTTGCCTTGGTTGTTGCGGCCACCAGTTTTCTTTTGCCGTTTCAGCAGTGACCGTTCGGGCTTGTAGCCCTTGGTCAAATCAGCAAAGTCGCTGACCGACGCATTTCTGCGTCCGGCGCTGGTCGGCTTGTAGATTCGAATGCCCATTTTGGCAGATCTCAGATGTCAGGTATCAGGTTTTGGAAAGAAACGGTGCAGCGTGTCTTAAAGACTAGAAGAAGTCGATTCGATGATCTTCGTGCAGTTGCACGATTGCCTTCTTCCAGTCGGCGGTGCGACCGTATCGCATTTTGTAACGTCGCATCTTGCCCTTGCGGGTTTGAGTGCGAACCTTTTTCACTTTGACACTGAACAGTTCTTCGACCGCTGACTTGACGTCCAGCTTGGTGGCGTCGCGGTGAATTTGAAAAGCGTACTGGTTGTTTCGCGAGGCGCGGTGAACACCCTTTTCAGTGACCAGTGGACGCAGCAATACTTGATGCGATTCCAACTGAACACCTGGAGAGGGTTCGGCAACTTCGGCGGTTGTGTTGTCTTGAGTCATCGTTTTCTACTTCGCTTGTTGGTTTCAGTTCGCCGAGGTTTCGTGAACATTCGCGCTGAAGCTGCCGTCTTTGATTTGGTCTAGTGCTTCCCGCGTGATCAACATTCGCTTCGGCTTCAGCACCGACAACGCGTTCAATTCGCGGACTGGTTGAATCGCAACCCCAGTGATGTTGCGACCGCTCTTGTAGACCATAGGGTCGGTTGCTCCGGTCGCGACTAGGGTGGTCACGTTTTCCAGACCAAGTGCCTTCAATACGCCAGCCATCTTCTTGGTCGCAGGTGCATCGAAACTAAGCTTGTCGATTACAACGATTTCACCGTCATCGATTTTGGATCGAATCGCCATGCGAGTCGCCAATCGCAACGCCTTTTTGTTGAGGCGGTAGCTGTAATCGCGTGGCTTGATCGTGCGAGCAACACCACCACCGACTCGGACTGGCGAGCGACGACTACCGGCCCGTGCGTTGCCGGTGCCTTTTTGGCGGTACATCTTCTTGGTCGTTCCGGAAACCTGCCCACGGGTTCGCGTATTGTGCGATCCTTGGCGTTGGTTTGCTTGATACATAACCACGGCGTCGTGCAGCAGTTGCTTGTTGACGCGGTTTGCGAGCTGTTCGGTGTCGATTTCGTACTTGCCGACTTCGCTACCGGTTTCGCTGTAGACAGTTAATGATGCCACTGGATTAGCCTACCTTGTTCGTTTCGGAGATCGTTACAAATCCACCGTTAGGGCCGGGAACAGCACCGCGGACGAGAATCAAGTTGTTCTCGGCATCGACGCGAACCAATTCCAGGTTGCGAGAGGTTGTCTTGGCGTTGCCGTATTGGCCAGCCATTCGCTTGCCCTTGAACACGCGGCTCGGGTAAGCACTCATGCCGGTACCACCAGCGTGTCGGTGACACTTCTTTACACCGTGCGAAGCTCGTTGGCCGGCGAAATTGTGTCGTTTCATGACACCTGCGAAGCCGCGACCTTTGCTGGTGCCGGTCACGTCGACTTTTTTGACTTCGGCGAACTGGTCGACCGTAACGACCGCGCCCACTGCCAGTTCGGTGTTGCCACGGAACTCACGAACGAATCGCTGCGGTTCGCAGTCGGCCTTGGCTGAAATTTCAACGCCAGCGGACGATCGCTTCTTGGACCGCTTGCTTTCTAGCTTGGCGACGTGGCCGCGTTCTGAACGCTTTGCCAAGCGACGTGGCTTGTCTTCGAAACCTAACTGAACGGCTTGATAGCCATCGCGATCTTGACTGCGGACCTGCAGTACATGACAGGGACCGGCCTGAATCACGGTCACGGGGACTGCCCGGCCGTCTTCCAAGTAGATCTGAGTCATCCCGACTTTGCGGCCGAGGATTGATGGTGACATAGCTTCTCTTCGCTCCGGTTTTGCGGAGCGTCCGTCGTTCGTGTTGATTCCAAAGATTGCCCTAGTCGAACTTTCGATTAACTGGCGATCGTGCCGAAGTCGTTAGATTGCCGTCCTGAACGGACAGACAGTCGAACTGCCAAGGAGACCACCGCAAACCGAAGTTGTCGACCAGGCTTCCGTTCATCCGGAAACCACTCGTGAAGTAACTTCGCGTTGGTGTCGACTGTCCTGCGTTGCCAGGGCGGCAATGCCAAACAGCCGGTACAAAAAACTTACCAGCCTAAAACTACCGAGCAGACGCCTTGATTTTGATGTCCACTCCAGCCGGCAGGCTTAACTTATTTAGCGCTTCGATCGTCTTGGCTGTCGCCTGGACGATATCGATCAATCGTTTGTGTGTTCGAATCTCGTACTGTTGGCGAGACTTCTTGTTTACAAAAGGACCCGACAGGACCGTGTATCGCTCGATGCGAGTTGGCAACGGAATCGGGCCGTGAACCTCACTGTGGGTTCGCTTCACCGTGTCGACGATTTCTTGTGCACTCTGATCCAGGACGGCGTGATCGTACGCTTCCATACGGATCCGGATGACTTCGCTTGCTCCAGCAGACACTGATGGATGACCGGTATAAATGAGGTTGTAAACTTAAATCCACTAGCGACAGAATTGGCGGCTGTGAGTTGAACCTCACTGGCATCCGGCCCGAATCGCTAGCTCTGGCGAGCCAATCTCGCCATGGGAGAGCGGAAAATGTACGGTCGGTTGCTAAATGCGTCAACGGCTGTTCGGCTTTTGGTAAGAAAAGTTTTCGAATCAGTTCAGATACTTAGATGCGGCGGGGTAAATGACGGGGAATAGCGAGTTTGGCGGGGCGGTTTCGTCGTGGCCTTGGCGGGTTGTGATGATGGGGACGGCAGCAATTCCGCTGGGATTGTTGGTGGTCGCGGCGATGTTGACACCCGATCTGGACGGTTTGGGGACTCATCAGCAGCTGGGTTTGCCCCCATGCTCGATGCGAATGCTGTTTGGGATTCGATGTCCCGCGTGTGGAATGACCACGTCTTGGTCGCATTTCACGCGTGGGCAGTGGCCGAGCAGCTTGCAAAGTAATGTTGCGGGGTTTTTGTTGGCGGGGTTGGCGGTTGCCTTCTCTCCGTTTGCAATCCGGGCGGCCTATTCCGGGAAAATGCCGCCTTGGACGGCCCAGAAGTATGCGACGATCGCGCTGGTGGCGATCGGCATTGTTGCAGCCACCGAATGGCTTGCCCGCTTGGCCCTGGATTCCTAGATGGCAAACCAAGCTTCGCCGACCTAGTGTCGCTGGCTGGCTTGTTGCAGCCTCGCCGGCTTTTTTGAAATCAGTGTGGCGATGATTGGCGATTACTTCGTATGACGCGAAGTGAATACTCACTTTGAGCCGGATCCATGGAAGGAAATGTCGCAATGACGACTGCCAGCACTCAATTTACTGTCCTCGCTCGTCGCCGATTCTTTCAGGCTGCTGCCTTGGCTTCGGTCGGAGCCGTTTCGTTGGTTCAAACCGGATGCTTGGGATTGGCGTCGAATTTGATGCACGCCGTCGGGATGGACATGATCCCGGCCGAATACGAGGGGTTCGAAGGATCGACCGTGGCGATCATCACGTTGACCGACAGCAGCCAATACTCCAACGACGTGGCGGCTCGAGATCTGAGTCGCCGGGTCGGCGAAGTTTTCATGAAGAAGGTCAAAAAATGCCAGCTTGTCCGCGAGGACTTGGTCGAGCAGTGGCGTGACGAACACGGCATGGACTCGGTTGACTACCAGGCAATTGGAAAAGGCGTTGAGGCTGAGAAGGTCTTGGTGATTGACATGCATGACCTGAGGCTTCGTGACGGTGCAACGTTGTATCGCGGTCGCGCCGATGTTTCGCTAAGAGTGTTTGATGTTGAAACAGGCAACCTGGTGTACTCGAAATCGATGGACGAATACATGTACCCCACCTCCACCGGCCAGCACACGAGCGAGACCACCGAAACCAGGTTTCGGAAGCTGTATCTGAGCATGCTGGCTAACGAAATTGGCCGCTCTTTTCATCCCTACGATCTGAACGAGCGAATCGCGATCGATAGCAAAATCGCTAGTCAGTAAGTAGCGCCCTGGGGCGATGTCATCATGTTTCGCCTCGCTGGATTGCACCGGAATGCACCGGAGTTTTACGGTGCACGTTATGGAGGTGGCGTTACTAGCGTGCTGCCATCGCGTCAATGCTGCTGAGCATTTCAGGGTTCACTTCCAGCATCGATAACATGTCGGGAGCAGCCGGTCGAATCGGGTTACCCGGTCCTCGCAGTGATCTCAGAAACGTCAGCACCAATTCCTGGTCAGCTTTCGAGAGTGTTCGGTACTGAGTCGCTGACTGGGCCGACTCTCCACCGTGCCAGCGAATGGCTGCATCGAGTGTTTCGGCGCGGCCGTCGTGCAGATAAGGTGCCGTGTCGGCGACACCCCACAGCGGCGGTGTTCGCCATTCTCGCTGAAGAACGTCCCAGTAAAGTGTGCCGCCTTCGGTGACCGAATCCGGCAACGATCCGCGAGGAAATTTCGGTGTTTCAAGCGACTCGAACGGGTAGGGTGATGGTGAACCGCCGCCACCGTAGTACCCCGACGCAGACGCGGCTGCGAGTGTGCGGCGAGCTTGGTTCGGGGGCGATGCTTGGATGGTTGGTGACGGGCTAAACGTCGGTAGACGCATCACGGGTGCCGAGGCTCGGCTAGCGCTAAATCGACCGAAAACGCCCACCGACGCAGGCGACGGCGCTTGCAGCCACGCTCCCATGTCGTGCAGCAGTAGGTCGCTGTAAACGCCTGACGCGGGCATCATATTTTGAATGTGGCAATCGCTACAGCCGATTTGCGAGAACAGTTTTGCGCCCGCGGAAGCTTCGGGTGATCGATGCGGAACGGGCGGCGGTGGTAACGATTCCACATACCGAACCAACGACACAAGTTGGTTGCGGGTCAGGTCCATTCCGTGGCTCTGGTAGGTCGGGTCGGCAACGTCCTCGGGTTGGTTGGTGCCAGGAACTTGTAGGCCAAGTTCACCTGCGCACGCACCCTGAACGAAGTCGGCAAGCGATGGTGTTTGTCCTCGCCAGCCGAATTTTCCGGCGCCGAGACGACCGCTAATTCGGCCATTGGTTCGGCGAAACTGAGCTCGCATGACACCCTCCAATTTCGTCTGGCTGATTTGGTCAATCAGCGACAATCCGTGTAGCGCCGGTGAATTTCGCTGGCTCAGGTAGAAATCAATATTGTCATAACGACCAGCGACGACGGGTTGGTTTCCGATGGCATCGGACGTTCGGGATTCGCTGGAAAACCAGGTAGGATCGAGTCCGCCAGGTATGTGTTTTTCGATTCTCTGGCGAATGGAGTCGTAACCGGGCCGTGCGGATTGTTCGTGAACGACGACGTCCATTGCTAGTTGGCCGCTGGCCGCGATGACCGGTGGAAACAAGTGCTTCAGTCTTGATTCGACTTGGTCGGTCAATTGTTTCCGCTCGTCGTTGTCGAGGCTCCCTACGAATCGATTGCCGGCGAGCTGGTCGATGAATCGGTTGCGCGGATCCAGTGTCAGCAACGTCACGTTTCGGTCGACGCCGGACGCACCGCCGTTTTGATGACAACTTTCGCATGACGTCGCGTTGAACATTGGGCCTAGCCCGTCACCTGAACTTGCCCACCGCATGGCTGCAAATTGCGCATCTGGTAAGTTGCCTTGCTCGATCGGAGCGGCGCTTTCGTGCGTCCATTCGCGTTGGAAAATCTCGCGACCCTGGTTGATCTGGGGTTCTGTTCCAAGCGGTTCGGCGGCGCTGGCTTGTCCGCCGGTTTGCGCTGTGATCGTGGCAAAGCCAGCAAGCCACGTGGCTAGGCCCATCGCGGCTTGTCGGCATTTTGCCCGACAAGCCGTTGACTGCCAAAGAGTTTGCGAATGTCGCATTGAACTGGTCCTCTGAACGGGTGATGAGAAAGGACTCTGGTGAACCTGTTATGGCGGGTTGCGTCGCGCAGTGCAAACTTTTTTACCTTGCGATGGGTGATTGCTAGGCGTATACCCGAAGGAAGAGTCTTGAACATCACCTCCGATTTGCCCCAGTTTGCGCAGTTGCTCATGTCGCGTTTCTTTTTTGGAATGATTGTTGGCGCGTCGATGCTTTATGTCGCGATGCACTTTCACGTGGTTCGTGGCAAGCAAGGTGTCTTCTTGGTTTCCAAAATCAGCAACAATTTGTCCGACGTCTACGTCGATACTCGCGAGTTTTCGCTTTCGGATTGGCAGCAACACAAGCCGCTAGCTGCGGCGATTATGAAAAGCAATCAGACTCAGCTGCTAGAAGACTCGTCGCTGACCAGTTTTCGCTCTTCGGTTTCCGGACTGGTCGACGGTCTGTTTGGCGATCGCTAAACCATGCCCGCGGGGCCTCCCACACGGTTCGTCTTGCGCGATTGGAATCTTCGTTGCAATCTGTCCATTTTCCAATCGCGTCTAGATTCCCGCGGCAGAGGTCGATTCTGTTCTTAG
Proteins encoded in this window:
- the rpsH gene encoding 30S ribosomal protein S8 → MMTDPIADMLTRIRNAVRVEKPYVDIPTSRFKRGIADVLKREGFIWDWKEIDEENPSATLRLELKYGPNGERVIQTIKRVSSPGRRLYSRGKELKPVLGGLGIRIISTSRGVLSDREARRDNLGGEVLCEIA
- a CDS encoding type Z 30S ribosomal protein S14, which gives rise to MASKSKIAKSKRPPKFSSRKENRCKFCGRPRSVYRKFGLCRICFRENANMGLIPGVRKASW
- the rplE gene encoding 50S ribosomal protein L5, translating into MSEKPRMQVRYEDTIRKAMVEKNGYKNPHQIPRLEKITLNMGVGQAIGDKKILDLAYEAMTEIAGQKPVTTLARKSIANFRLREGMPIGCMVTIRRQRMYEFMDRLVSIVLPRVRDFRGINRKAFDGRGNYTLGLTELLVFPELNPDKFTRPQGMNITIVTSAKTNDEARELLTLFGMPFKAEKKASGAA
- the rplX gene encoding 50S ribosomal protein L24, which produces MNFRVDDEVEVIAGADKGHRGKILKIDRTANKLVVEGAGKVWKHVRRSQKNPQGGRLNKEMPIAASNVMLVDPKDGGKTRVGVRFLADGSKERYAKKSGNSLGKIAPARAQHAKKD
- the rplN gene encoding 50S ribosomal protein L14 gives rise to the protein MIQQETRLDVADNTGARQVMCIKVLGGSRRRVAGLGDIIVCSVKSVIPGSEVKKKAIVRAVIVRTKQPTRRPDGSYIKFDSNAVVLIDKDKGPRGTRIFGAVARELRDRSFMKIVSLANEVV
- the rpsQ gene encoding 30S ribosomal protein S17 produces the protein MPKRVVSGIVTSDKMSKTRRVEIARLVKHPKYKKYIRRRTVCHVHDENNESGTGDRVEIIESEPLSKLKRWRLVRVLEKSTEVDVAALRAARKQAELEAVAAAGGEESSEA
- the rpmC gene encoding 50S ribosomal protein L29 translates to MSNITELREMSDEQLEATSKEAAQTLFRLRFQSQSERLNTPSEIMKNRRTIARIKTIQTQRQTATAK
- the rplP gene encoding 50S ribosomal protein L16; this encodes MALMPKRVKHRKSQRGRIKGSATRGNTVVFGDYGIQSMDAGWIKATTIEAGRIAAQQYVRGEGKLYIRVFPDKSVTSTPLETRMGKGKGEPDFWAAVVKPGTILYELGGVTEQQAKVCFARLASKLPVKVRFVERRPA
- the rpsC gene encoding 30S ribosomal protein S3; translated protein: MGQKVHPIAFRTGVTRGWTSRWYASKKDFADLLVEDRKLRNFITNHPKKTQYKSAGIDRIEIERTRDEVRVMMYVARPGLIIGKKGQEIEILQAELQNLIGRRINLKVEEVGRPELQAQLVALDIAQQLSKRSSFRRTMKRTLETTMDAGAKGIKVQLAGRLGGAEMARREKQIAGSIPLSTLQAKIDYGFTEAMTPQGHIGIQVWINQGTYGDENDGVDAQTGQASKKPKRSHKR
- the rplV gene encoding 50S ribosomal protein L22 — protein: MATYKASHKGARMSAQKIRLVADLVRGMYADEALDTLKYQPQRGARMLEKVIQSAVGNAQDPDQNNGRSHRIEELVLTEVCVDAGPMFKRIRPRARGTAFMIKKRSSHIRVAVTPIDEV
- the rpsS gene encoding 30S ribosomal protein S19, giving the protein MSRSLKKGPYVDPKLFFKVQKQIEGGGTEPIKTWARACTIVPEFINKTFMVHDGRKHIKVLVSEDMVGHKLGEFAPTRTFKGHSGKGGKK
- the rplB gene encoding 50S ribosomal protein L2 — encoded protein: MGIRIYKPTSAGRRNASVSDFADLTKGYKPERSLLKRQKKTGGRNNQGKITARHRGGGHKQMYRVVDFRRAKDGVVASVDSVQYDPNRSARIALLKYTDGEKVYVVAPAGMKAGDKVQNGPEAPPTVGNSLPLKNIPLGTSVCCIELRAGRGAVMCRSAGTYATLMAREADWAQLSLPSGEIRRVPSTCRATIGQVGNTEHMKVRLGKAGRARWLGRRPHVRGTTMNPIDHPHGGGEGRTKGGRHPVSPQGKSAKGGSTRQRRKASNSSIVRRRKSRRYGQLKLH
- the rplW gene encoding 50S ribosomal protein L23: MTQDNTTAEVAEPSPGVQLESHQVLLRPLVTEKGVHRASRNNQYAFQIHRDATKLDVKSAVEELFSVKVKKVRTQTRKGKMRRYKMRYGRTADWKKAIVQLHEDHRIDFF
- the rplD gene encoding 50S ribosomal protein L4, which gives rise to MASLTVYSETGSEVGKYEIDTEQLANRVNKQLLHDAVVMYQANQRQGSHNTRTRGQVSGTTKKMYRQKGTGNARAGSRRSPVRVGGGVARTIKPRDYSYRLNKKALRLATRMAIRSKIDDGEIVVIDKLSFDAPATKKMAGVLKALGLENVTTLVATGATDPMVYKSGRNITGVAIQPVRELNALSVLKPKRMLITREALDQIKDGSFSANVHETSAN
- the rplC gene encoding 50S ribosomal protein L3; this encodes MTQIYLEDGRAVPVTVIQAGPCHVLQVRSQDRDGYQAVQLGFEDKPRRLAKRSERGHVAKLESKRSKKRSSAGVEISAKADCEPQRFVREFRGNTELAVGAVVTVDQFAEVKKVDVTGTSKGRGFAGVMKRHNFAGQRASHGVKKCHRHAGGTGMSAYPSRVFKGKRMAGQYGNAKTTSRNLELVRVDAENNLILVRGAVPGPNGGFVTISETNKVG
- the rpsJ gene encoding 30S ribosomal protein S10, whose protein sequence is MSAGASEVIRIRMEAYDHAVLDQSAQEIVDTVKRTHSEVHGPIPLPTRIERYTVLSGPFVNKKSRQQYEIRTHKRLIDIVQATAKTIEALNKLSLPAGVDIKIKASAR
- a CDS encoding DUF2752 domain-containing protein; the encoded protein is MTGNSEFGGAVSSWPWRVVMMGTAAIPLGLLVVAAMLTPDLDGLGTHQQLGLPPCSMRMLFGIRCPACGMTTSWSHFTRGQWPSSLQSNVAGFLLAGLAVAFSPFAIRAAYSGKMPPWTAQKYATIALVAIGIVAATEWLARLALDS